In Dama dama isolate Ldn47 chromosome X, ASM3311817v1, whole genome shotgun sequence, one genomic interval encodes:
- the LOC133052316 gene encoding E3 ubiquitin-protein ligase RLIM-like — protein MESSDSVDEEDRVSVRRRSQIDQLAREGDYYRFVSGLSEEDYILMRDNNLLGPLGESTEEELLRRLQLLKENPPQNSDENTDRGDASDDVSSDDPLLDWLTTFGQTENVTSEQKENQSWKEESQISANSDELRFGLERNLDPDDENSNPENECVASAKLPRREDMEDSQRQVESPQSESLFIRPSTPEQDMTETLMEFPPTRSQRRLRSRSPVYRRTRARTDSWSPPHSLWEIFQRINEDIPSQPFKQPLISENERFSRTGHEETLRQQMPGHELQSRDLIETSTTRNAVHEECYSDTTCSSETWEVMETNLTTPFNLKVGRVHYQACSQRDSRVSRTQLTSDSPNNTITSESEQEELKPMFSHSDEANESAYVNTIGNPAHRILNTSLSDTTSVPTQSTLWPTMTGFSNSSNLMDSDSNLEHSVSPPSEYIERGESPNERHGPSGRSSRRGSASNARYDPDSSLIVISDSSPYLISSSASSPILISSSNDEDSETSSLILVENEERILSTGLSETRQEGGRMTPIIFDDSDSWPSLNLDQFFLLNEDDPYELTGLTKAQIDNLALRSFGENEEFKACSICITEYTEGNTLRILPCSHEFHDHCIDHWLAEHITCPICRGPVVDPSEADNSM, from the exons ATGGAAAGCTCAGATTCCGTCGATGAAGAAGACAGAGTTTCAGTCCGACGCAGAAGTCAGATAGACCAATTGGCTCGAGAAGGTGATTACTACAGATTCGTAAGTGGTCTGAGTGAAGAAGATTACATACTTATGAGGGACAACAATTTGCTCGGCCCCCTAGGTGAAAGTACAGAAGAAGAGTTGCTGAGGAGACttcaattattaaaagaaaacccACCACAAAACTCAGATGAAAATACAG atAGAGGAGATGCTTCAGATGATGTGTCTAGTGATGACCCTCTACTAGACTGGCTTACCACTTTCGGACAAACTGAAAATGTGACAagtgaacaaaaagaaaatcagtcttggAAAGAAGAGAGCCAAATTAGTGCTAACAGTGATGAGCTCAGATTTGGCTTAGAAAGAAATCTTGACCCTGATGATGAGAACTCAAATCCAGAAAATGAATGTGTAGCATCTGCAAAACTTCCCAGGAGAGAAGATATGGAAGACAGCCAAAGGCAAGTGGAAAGTCCACAATCTGAGTCACTATTTATAAGACCATCTACACCAGAACAAGATATGACAGAAACATTAATGGAATTCCCACCGACGAGAAGTCAGAGAAGACTAAGAAGTAGGAGCCCAGTCTATCGGAGAACCAGAGCAAGGACTGACAGTTGGTCACCTCCACATTCACTGTGggaaatttttcaaagaattaatgAAGATATACCATCTCAGCCTTTTAAGCAACCTCTCATAAGTGAGAATGAGAGATTTTCTAGAACTGGGCATGAAGAAACTTTGAGACAGCAAATGCCTGGACATGAGTTGCAAAGTAGGGATCTTATTGAAACTTCTACAACTAGGAATGCTGTTCATGAAGAATGTTATTCAGACACAACGTGCAGTAGTGAAACTTGGGAAGTGATGGAAACAAATCTAACCACTCCCTTCAATCTTAAAGTAGGACGAGTTCATTATCAAGCATGTTCTCAGAGAGACAGCAGAGTTAGTAGAACTCAGTTAACATCTGACTCACCAAACAACACTATCACTTCAGAAAGTGAGCAAGAAGAACTGAAGCCTATGTTTTCACATTCTGACGAGGCCAATGAGAGTGCTTATGTCAATACAATCGGAAATCCTGCTCATAGAATTTTAAATACTAGCTTAAGTGATACAACATCTGTTCCAACTCAGAGTACATTATGGCCGACAATGACAGGATTTAGTAACTCAAGTAATCTTATGGACAGTGACAGTAATTTAGAGCATAGTGTCTCACCTCCAAGTGAATACATAGAAAGGGGAGAGTCACCAAATGAAAGACATGGACCCAGTGGTAGGAGTAGTAGACGTGGTTCTGCTTCAAATGCCAGATATGATCCTGATTCAAGTTTAATAGTGATATCAGATTCAAGCCCCTATTTGATTTCCAGCTCTGCATCCAGTCCTATATTAATTTCTAGCTCAAACGATGAAGATTCAGAAACTAGCTCTCTGATCTTGGTAGAGAATGAAGAAAGAATCTTATCAACAGGCTTATCAGAGACCAGGCAAGAAGGTGGACGAATGACCCCAATAATATTTGATGATAGTGACTCTTGGCCCTCCCTTAATCTGGATCAGTTTTTCCTCCTAAATGAAGATGACCCATACGAACTTACAGGACTTACCAAAGCACAGATTGACAACTTGGCTTTAAGATCTTTTGGAGAGAATGAAGAATTTAAAGCCTGTAGCATTTGTATCACAGAGTACACCGAAGGCAACACACTACGCATCCTACCTTGCTCCCATGAATTTCATGATCACTGCATTGATCACTGGCTGGCTGAGCACATAACCTGTCCTATTTGTCGTGGGCCAGTAGTGGATCCCTCTGAGGCAGATAATTCCATGTGA
- the LOC133052500 gene encoding E3 ubiquitin-protein ligase RLIM-like, with the protein MESSDSDDEEDRVSVRRRDQIDRKAREDDYFRFVSDLSEEDYILMRDNNLLGPLGESTEEELLQRLQLMKENLRQNSDENPERHASDDTSSDDSVLDCLTTSGQTENVTSEQKECLSWGEDSQSSANSDELRFGLERNLDPDDENSNPEDECVASAKLPRREDTEDSQRQVENPQSEPLFTTPSASEQDTMETLMEVPLTRSQRRLRSRSPVYRRTRARTDSWSPPHSRWEFFPSINEDIPSQTFKEPLICENETFSRTGHEETLRQQMPGHELQNRDLTETSKTRNAAHEECDSDTTCSSESWEVMETNLTTPFNLEVERVHCPACSLIDSRISRTQLTSDSLNITTTSESEEEVLQPMLSYSDEGNESASVNTIRNPVHRILNITTVSFPSISWQTMIGFSYSSNLMDSDSNLEHSVSPPSENIERAESPNERHGPSGSESRPGSASNARYNPDLSLIVISDSSPYSISSSASSPILISSSNDEDSETSSLILVENEERILSTGLSETGQERGRMTPIILDDSDSGSSISLDDFLLLNEADPHQTTGLTTTQIDNLPLRYFAENDSHEVCTICITEYTAGNMLRILPCSHEYHCACIDRWLEEHSSCPICRGPVVDPPEADNYM; encoded by the exons ATGGAAAGCTCAGATTCCGACGATGAAGAAGACAGAGTTTCGGTCCGACGCAGAGATCAGATAGACCGAAAAGCTCGAGAAGATGATTACTTCAGATTCGTAAGTGATCTGAGTGAAGAAGATTACATACTTATGAGGGACAACAATTTGCTCGGCCCCCTAGGTGAAAGTACAGAAGAAGAGTTGTTGCAGAGACTGcaattaatgaaagaaaacctACGACAAAACTCAGATGAAAATCCAG AGAGACATGCTTCAGATGATACATCCAGTGATGACTCTGTACTAGACTGCCTTACTACTTCCGGACAAACTGAAAATGTGACAAGTGAGCAAAAAGAATGTCTGTCTTGGGGAGAAGACAGCCAAAGTAGCGCTAATAGTGATGAGCTCAGATTTGGCTTAGAAAGAAATCTTGACCCTGATGATGAAAACTCAAATCCAGAGGATGAATGTGTAGCATCTGCAAAACTTCCCAGGAGAGAAGATACGGAAGACAGCCAAAGACAAGTGGAAAATCCACAGTCTGAGCCACTATTTACAACACCATCTGCATCAGAACAAGATACAATGGAAACATTAATGGAAGTCCCACTGACTAGAAGTCAGAGAAGACTAAGAAGTAGGAGCCCAGTCTATCGGAGAACCAGAGCAAGGACTGACAGTTGGTCACCTCCACATTCACGGTGGGAATTTTTTCCAAGTATTAATGAAGATATACCATCTCAGACTTTTAAAGAACCTCTCATATGTGAGAATGAGACATTTTCTAGAACTGGGCATGAAGAAACATTGAGACAGCAAATGCCTGGACATGAGTTGCAAAATAGGGATCTTACTGAAACTTCTAAAACTAGGAATGCTGCTCATGAAGAATGTGATTCAGATACAACATGCAGTAGTGAATCTTGGGAAGTGATGGAAACAAATCTAACCACACCCTTCAATCTTGAAGTAGAACGAGTTCATTGTCCAGCATGTTCTCTGATAGACAGCAGAATTAGTAGAACTCAGTTAACATCTGACTCACTGAACATCACTACCActtcagaaagtgaggaagaagtaCTTCAGCCTATGCTTTCATATTCTGATGAGGGCAATGAGAGTGCTTCTGTCAATACCATCAGAAATCCCGttcatagaattttaaatataacaacTGTTTCATTTCCGAGTATATCATGGCAGACAATGATAGGATTTAGTTACTCAAGTAATCTTATGGACAGTGACAGTAATTTAGAGCATAGTGTCTCACCTCCAAGTGAAAACATAGAAAGGGCAGAATCACCAAATGAAAGACATGGACCCAGTGGTAGTGAGAGTCGACCTGGTTCTGCTTCAAATGCTAGATATAATCCTGATTTAAGTTTAATAGTGATCTCAGACTCAAGCCCCTATTCAATTTCTAGTTCTGCATCCAGTCCTATCTTAATTTCTAGCTCAAATGATGAAGATTCAGAAACTAGCTCTCTGATCTTGGTAGAGAATGAAGAAAGAATCTTATCAACAGGCTTATCAGAGACTGGGCAAGAACGTGGACGAATGACCCCAATAATACTTGATGACAGTGACTCTGGGTCCTCCATTAGCCTGGATGACTTTCTCTTATTAAATGAAGCAGACCCACACCAAACTACAGGCCTTACGACAACACAGATTGACAACTTGCCTTTAAGATATTTTGCAGAGAATGATTCACATGAAGTGTGTACCATTTGCATCACAGAATACACTGCAGGCAACATGCTACGCATCCTTCCATGTTCCCATGAATACCATTGTGCCTGCATCGATCGATGGCTGGAAGAACATTCAAGCTGCCCTATTTGTCGTGGGCCAGTTGTGGATCCACCTGAGGCAGATAATTATATGTGA